In Alteromonas sp. RKMC-009, the genomic stretch GCGTTCATGTTAGAAGCGTTAACTGCTATGCAGAATATGTCGCCACGGCCGCTCCTGACAGTGAATCATCCTGCCCGGAAAGCTACCGGATTGAATGAATATCAAAAAATTACTCCGCAGAGAATGCGCGAGTGGCAGGACACGGCACCGGATGTGGTAACCGGCATGACGGCTATTCCCGGCCATCAGGCCGCCACCATAAACCCTGACGGTTCGAATGATCCGGACGCGCCACGTGCAGAATATTTCGGCTACCCCACACATGGTGGCACCGATCAAATGTCGGCTGTCGTCGGTGGTGTGTGGGATAAGCTGTTGGCCGAGGGCCGCCGGTGGACGGTAACTGCAGTGTCTGATAGTCATGCGCACTACACCGAGGGCCGCACTGATTTCTGGCCAGGCGAATACGCCAAAACCTATGTACGGGCCACCCGGGACTACGACAGCGTGTTAGCGGGCATACGTGAAGGCAATGTATTTATTACCACAGGTGATTTAATTGACGAACTTTACGTCAGTATCCGCCAGGGGAAGCAGCGGGCAGATATGGGAGAGATGCTGAATCTGCACGGCGGGGAACCTGTTACCGTTACGGTTGCGTTTCACGACCCGCAAAGCGCTAACTTTAATCACCAGTTTCCTGCCGTCGCACGCCTCGATGTCATTTTTGGTGAGGTTGTGGGCACGTACCCTGAAACAGACAGCGCACCAACCCGCGTGATCCGGCGTTTTTACCCGCAAGACTGGAAACAGCAGGGCGCGTATAAGGTTGTGCAATTTCAGATGCCTGCCCCCAAAGGCAGTGCCTATGTACGTGTGCGCGGCACAAATGTAAAAGATGAACTGGAACCGGAAGTTGATCCGGCAGGAGAAAACCCCTGGGATGACCTGTGGTTCTACAGTAATCCGGTTTATATACAGTATGCTGATAATGGACTGCCGTTCCGCTGCAATGAATCTGTCACCGGCGCATGCGATGATAAGTGATCAACCAATTCATTTAGTCGTACCATCGCTGCATATGTCAGATAAAGCCTCCAGTCCTTCGTTGCAAGCACTGATCAATTCCAAAGTACTAAAACAATACTTGCACAGGCATTCCGCAAGCAGCGAAGAAGCGGCGGACGTTTATCAGGAGTCCATTGCCCGCGTGTTAGAGCAGTCCCGTGCATCGGTCATTGATAATCCTCTTGCTTATGCATTCCGTGTTGCCCGTAATCTGCTGGCGAAGCGCCGGACACACGAAACTTGTGACATTGAAGAGCAGCACTGTTACCGGCAGAACCCCGAACTCTATCTTGAAACGCAGCAGCGGATAGAGCTTATTGCTGAGGTGATTAACGCTATGCCGGAACAACGCAGGCGGGTTTTCGAGATGCGGCGTATTGAAGGTCAAAGTCGGCAAGACATTGCAGCGCGTCTGAATATCTCCGCTGAAGCTGTGACAAAGCATATTTCACGGGCAATGGCAGACATCCAACTGCAACTGGATAAGGCGGGTAAGTAATGGCAAATCAACAGGAACAAGTCTACCTGGAAGCCGGGGAATGGATT encodes the following:
- a CDS encoding phosphoesterase; this encodes MVLKPVPVAALAGGLLVLSACVSVAPDDSSGKDFIPDDGKTWLAGDHHIHGKFSAQWNWNDDPPSPIFFGDAHYFTALNARMAAFHQLDWMVTTDHGGPNHSVINRNLAYPELVASRAAVPDIMQFYGMEFDTPGARHSTLIIPKSEQEVDQLFTLESRYNRREIYPDESPRDTQAFMLEALTAMQNMSPRPLLTVNHPARKATGLNEYQKITPQRMREWQDTAPDVVTGMTAIPGHQAATINPDGSNDPDAPRAEYFGYPTHGGTDQMSAVVGGVWDKLLAEGRRWTVTAVSDSHAHYTEGRTDFWPGEYAKTYVRATRDYDSVLAGIREGNVFITTGDLIDELYVSIRQGKQRADMGEMLNLHGGEPVTVTVAFHDPQSANFNHQFPAVARLDVIFGEVVGTYPETDSAPTRVIRRFYPQDWKQQGAYKVVQFQMPAPKGSAYVRVRGTNVKDELEPEVDPAGENPWDDLWFYSNPVYIQYADNGLPFRCNESVTGACDDK
- a CDS encoding RNA polymerase sigma factor, which produces MISDQPIHLVVPSLHMSDKASSPSLQALINSKVLKQYLHRHSASSEEAADVYQESIARVLEQSRASVIDNPLAYAFRVARNLLAKRRTHETCDIEEQHCYRQNPELYLETQQRIELIAEVINAMPEQRRRVFEMRRIEGQSRQDIAARLNISAEAVTKHISRAMADIQLQLDKAGK